Proteins from a genomic interval of Benincasa hispida cultivar B227 chromosome 7, ASM972705v1, whole genome shotgun sequence:
- the LOC120081546 gene encoding ER lumen protein-retaining receptor A, whose product MNIFRFAGDMTHLISILVLLLKIYATKSCSGISLKTQELYALVFLTRYLDLFTDFISVYNTVMKMIFIASSLAIVWCMRVHPIVRRSYDKDLDTFRYYFLVAGCFILALLVNEKFGFQEIFWAFSIYLEAVAILPQLVLLQRSGNVDNLTGHYVFFLGAYRALYILNWIYRYFTDIHFNRWIACIAGLVQTALYADFFYYYYISWKNNAKLQLPA is encoded by the exons ATGAATATTTTCAGGTTCGCCGGCGATATGACACACTTGATCAGTATTTTAGTCCTTCTCCTCAAAATATACGCTACCAAATCCTGCTCGG GAATTTCACTCAAGACTCAGGAGCTGTATGCCCTTGTTTTTCTCACCCGGTATTTGGATCTGTTCACGGACTTCATATCTGTCTATAATACTGTGATGAAGATGATTTTTATAGCGAGCTCTCTGGCAATTGTTTGGTGTATGCGGGTGCATCCAATCGTGAGGCGGTCATATGATAAAGACCTGGACACTTTTCGTTATTATTTTCTTGTTGCTGGATGTTTCATTCTCGCCCTTTTAGTGAATGAAAAGTTTGGGTTTCAAGAG ATCTTTTGGGCATTTTCAATCTACTTGGAGGCCGTAGCAATTCTTCCTCAATTAGTCTTATTGCAACGAAGTGGAAATGTTGACAATTTAACTGGCCATTATGTCTTCTTTCTTGG AGCTTATCGTGCACTCTACATCCTCAACTGGATCTACCGATACTTCACAGACATACACTTCAATCGGTGGATAG CTTGCATTGCTGGCCTGGTTCAGACGGCTTTATATGCTGATTTTTTTTACTACTACTACATTAG CTGGAAAAACAACGCGAAGCTTCAGTTGCCAGCTTGA